In a genomic window of Anomalospiza imberbis isolate Cuckoo-Finch-1a 21T00152 chromosome 5, ASM3175350v1, whole genome shotgun sequence:
- the XPOT gene encoding exportin-T isoform X2: MDEQALLGLNPNADADFRQRALAYFEQLKISQDAWQVCAEALAQSIYSDDHIKFFCFQVLEHQVKFKYSELTEVQQQLIRETLITWLQAQMLNPQPEKTFIRNKAAQVFALLFVTEYLTKWPKFFFDILSVVDLNPRGVDMYLRILMAVDAELVDRDVVHTSEEARRNTLLKDTMREQCIPSLVESWYQILQNYQYNNSELTCQCLEVVGAYVSWIDLSLIANERFINMLLGHMSVEVLREEACDCLFEIVNKGMDPIDKTKLVESLCQVLQSAGLFSIDQEDDVDFLARFSKLVNGMGQALIASWTKLIKNGDMKSAQDTLQAIEAKVALMLQLLIHEDDDISSNIIGFCYDYLHILKQLSALSDQQKANVEAIMLAVMKKLTYDEEYNFENEGEDEAMFVEYRKQLKLLLDRLAQVSPELLLASVRRVFNTTLQNWQTTRFMEVEVAIRLLYMLAEALPVSHGAHFSGDVTKATALQDMMRTLVTSGVSAYQHTSVTLEFFETVVRYEKFFAVEPQHIPTVLMAFLDHRGLRHTSPKVRSRTAYLFSRFVKSLNKQMNPFIEDVLNRIQDLMELSPPENGYQALLSSDDQLFIYETAGVLIVNSEYSAERKQVLMRNLLTPLMEKFKVLLEKLMMAQDEDRQMALADCLNHAVGFASRTSKAFSNKQTVKQCGCSEVYLDCLQTFLPALSCPLQKEVLRSGVRTFLHRMIICLEEEVLPFIPSASEHMLKDCEAKDLQEFIPLINQITAKFKTQVSPFLQQMFMPLLHAIFEVLLLPAEENDQSAALEKQMLRRSYFAFLQTVTGSGMSEVIANQGETIQKNLIFVQKRAILKLKHVFQVSIYIKQCMSTKTS; this comes from the exons ATGGATGAACAAGCCCTTTTAGGGCTCAACCCAAATGCTGATGCAGACTTCAGACAACGA GCACTAGCCTATTTTGAGCAGCTCAAGATATCTCAGGATGCTTGGCAAGTCTGTGCAGAAGCATTAGCTCAGAGTATATACAG tGATGATCACATCAAGTTCTTCTGCTTTCAAGTTCTGGAACATCAGGTTAAGTTCAA ataCTCTGAACTTACTGAAGTCCAGCAGCAGCTAATTAGGGAAACACTCATAACATGGCTGCAAGCACAG ATGCTGAATCCCCAGCCTGAGAAGACTTTTATTCGCAACAAAGCAGCACAAGTCTTTGCGTTGCTTTTTGTTACTGAATATCTCACAAAATGGCCCAAGTTTTTTTTTGACATTCTGTCAGTAGTTGACCTTAATCCACGAGGTGTGGATATGTACCTCAGAATCCTGATGGCTGTTGATGCTGAGCTGGTGGACCGGGATGTTGTTCATACATCAGAG GAGGCTCGTAGGAACACCTTATTAAAAGATACTATGAGGGAACAGTGCATTCCAAGTTTGGTGGAGTCGTGGTACCAAATCTTACAAAATTATCAATATAATAACTCAGAGTTGACATGCCAGTGCCTTGAAGTAGTTGGAGCTTATGTATCCTGGATAGATTTGAGCCTGATAGCCAATGAAAG gtTTATAAATATGCTGCTAGGTCACATGTCTGTGGAAGTTCTCCGGGAAGAAGCCTGTGATTGTTTGTTTGAAATTGTAAATAAGGGAATGGACCCAATTGATAAAACAAAATTGGTTGAGTCTTTATGTCAAGTATTGCAGTCTGCTGGCCTCTTCAGTATTGATCAG GAAGATGATGTGGATTTTCTGGCCAGGTTTTCTAAGCTGGTCAATGGGATGGGGCAAGCATTAATAGCTAGTTGGACTAAACTGATAAAAAATGGTGATATGAAGAGTGCTCAAGACACTCTACAAGCTATTGAAGCAAAAGTGGCCCTGATGTTGCAACTTCTAATTCATGAAGATGATGACATCTCTTCTAACATCATTGGCTTTTGTTACGACTACCTTCACATCCTGAAACAA ctttCTGCACTTTCAGACCAACAAAAAGCTAATGTAGAG GCAATCATGCTGGCTGTTATGAAGAAGTTGACATATGATGAAgaatataattttgaaaatgag GGTGAAGATGAAGCAATGTTTGTGGAGTACAGAAAACAGTTGAAACTGTTGCTGGACAGACTTGCTCAGGTTTCACCAGAATTACTGTTGGCATCTGTCCGCAGAGTTTTTAACACTACACTTCA GAACTGGCAGACTACACGATTTATGGAAGTAGAAGTGGCAATAAGGCTGCTGTATATGTTGGCTGAGGCTCTTCCTGTATCTCATGGTGCTCATTTCTCTGGTGATGTTACTAAAGCTACAGCTTTACAAGATATGATGAGAACG CTGGTGACTTCTGGTGTTAGTGCCTATCAACACACATCAGTGACCCTGGAATTTTTTGAAACGGTGGTTAGATATGAAAAATTCTTTGCTGTTGAACCTCAGCACATTCCAACTGTACTA ATGGCATTTTTAGATCACCGTGGTCTTCGTCATACAAGTCCCAAAGTACGGAGTCGAACAGCTTACCTCTTTTCCAGATTTGTCAAGTCTCTTAA TAAGCAAATGAATCCCTTTATTGAAGATGTTCTGAACAGAATACAAGACCTGATGGAACTTTCTCCACCT GAAAATGGCTACCAGGCACTGTTAAGCAGTGATGATCAACTTTTCATTTATGAAACAGCTGGAGTGTTAATAGTTAACAGCGAATACTCTGCCGAAAGAAAACAGGTTCTGATGAGGAATTTATTGACTCCACTGATGGAGAAGTTCAAAGTATTGTTAGAAAAACTGATGATGGCACAAGACGAGGACAGACAGATGGCACTGGCTGACTGCCTCAATCATGCTGTTGGGTTTGCTAG CCGAACCAGCAAGGCTTTCAGCAATAAGCAAACTGTAAAACAATGTGGCTGCTCAGAGGTTTATCTGGACTGCTTACAAACATTTCTGCCAGCTCTCAGTTGTCCATTACAAAAGGAAGTTCTGAGAAGTGGTGTCCGCACTTTCCTTCACCGCATGATTATTTGCCTAGAGGAAGAAGTTCTTCCGTTCATTCCTTCTGCCTCTGAACATATGCTTAAAGATTGTGAAGCAAAAGATCTTCAAGAATTCATTCCTCTTATAAACCAAATAACAGCTAAGTTTAAG ACACAGGTTTCACCTTTCCTGCAACAGATGTTTATGCCACTACTTCATGCTATTTTTGAGGTGTTGctccttccagcagaagaaaatgaccAGTCTGCTGctttagaaaaacaaatgttACGGAGGAGTTACTTTGCTTTTCTGCAGACAGTAACTGGCAGTGGAATGAGTGAAGTCATAGCTAATCAAG GGGAAACTATCCAAAAAAATTTGATATTTGTGCAAAAAAGAGCTATTTTGAAGTTGAAGCATGTCTTCCAGGTCAGTATTTATATAAAGCAGTGTATGAGTACCAAAACATCTTAG
- the XPOT gene encoding exportin-T isoform X1 — MDEQALLGLNPNADADFRQRALAYFEQLKISQDAWQVCAEALAQSIYSDDHIKFFCFQVLEHQVKFKYSELTEVQQQLIRETLITWLQAQMLNPQPEKTFIRNKAAQVFALLFVTEYLTKWPKFFFDILSVVDLNPRGVDMYLRILMAVDAELVDRDVVHTSEEARRNTLLKDTMREQCIPSLVESWYQILQNYQYNNSELTCQCLEVVGAYVSWIDLSLIANERFINMLLGHMSVEVLREEACDCLFEIVNKGMDPIDKTKLVESLCQVLQSAGLFSIDQEDDVDFLARFSKLVNGMGQALIASWTKLIKNGDMKSAQDTLQAIEAKVALMLQLLIHEDDDISSNIIGFCYDYLHILKQLSALSDQQKANVEAIMLAVMKKLTYDEEYNFENEGEDEAMFVEYRKQLKLLLDRLAQVSPELLLASVRRVFNTTLQNWQTTRFMEVEVAIRLLYMLAEALPVSHGAHFSGDVTKATALQDMMRTLVTSGVSAYQHTSVTLEFFETVVRYEKFFAVEPQHIPTVLMAFLDHRGLRHTSPKVRSRTAYLFSRFVKSLNKQMNPFIEDVLNRIQDLMELSPPENGYQALLSSDDQLFIYETAGVLIVNSEYSAERKQVLMRNLLTPLMEKFKVLLEKLMMAQDEDRQMALADCLNHAVGFASRTSKAFSNKQTVKQCGCSEVYLDCLQTFLPALSCPLQKEVLRSGVRTFLHRMIICLEEEVLPFIPSASEHMLKDCEAKDLQEFIPLINQITAKFKTQVSPFLQQMFMPLLHAIFEVLLLPAEENDQSAALEKQMLRRSYFAFLQTVTGSGMSEVIANQGAENVERVLFTVIQGAVDYPDPIAQKTCFVILSKLVELWGGKDGPVGFADFVYKHIVPACFLAPLKQTFDLADAQTVLALSECAVTLKTIHLKRGPECIQYLQQEYLPSLQVAPEIIQEFCQALQQPDAKVFKNYLKVFFQRAKP, encoded by the exons ATGGATGAACAAGCCCTTTTAGGGCTCAACCCAAATGCTGATGCAGACTTCAGACAACGA GCACTAGCCTATTTTGAGCAGCTCAAGATATCTCAGGATGCTTGGCAAGTCTGTGCAGAAGCATTAGCTCAGAGTATATACAG tGATGATCACATCAAGTTCTTCTGCTTTCAAGTTCTGGAACATCAGGTTAAGTTCAA ataCTCTGAACTTACTGAAGTCCAGCAGCAGCTAATTAGGGAAACACTCATAACATGGCTGCAAGCACAG ATGCTGAATCCCCAGCCTGAGAAGACTTTTATTCGCAACAAAGCAGCACAAGTCTTTGCGTTGCTTTTTGTTACTGAATATCTCACAAAATGGCCCAAGTTTTTTTTTGACATTCTGTCAGTAGTTGACCTTAATCCACGAGGTGTGGATATGTACCTCAGAATCCTGATGGCTGTTGATGCTGAGCTGGTGGACCGGGATGTTGTTCATACATCAGAG GAGGCTCGTAGGAACACCTTATTAAAAGATACTATGAGGGAACAGTGCATTCCAAGTTTGGTGGAGTCGTGGTACCAAATCTTACAAAATTATCAATATAATAACTCAGAGTTGACATGCCAGTGCCTTGAAGTAGTTGGAGCTTATGTATCCTGGATAGATTTGAGCCTGATAGCCAATGAAAG gtTTATAAATATGCTGCTAGGTCACATGTCTGTGGAAGTTCTCCGGGAAGAAGCCTGTGATTGTTTGTTTGAAATTGTAAATAAGGGAATGGACCCAATTGATAAAACAAAATTGGTTGAGTCTTTATGTCAAGTATTGCAGTCTGCTGGCCTCTTCAGTATTGATCAG GAAGATGATGTGGATTTTCTGGCCAGGTTTTCTAAGCTGGTCAATGGGATGGGGCAAGCATTAATAGCTAGTTGGACTAAACTGATAAAAAATGGTGATATGAAGAGTGCTCAAGACACTCTACAAGCTATTGAAGCAAAAGTGGCCCTGATGTTGCAACTTCTAATTCATGAAGATGATGACATCTCTTCTAACATCATTGGCTTTTGTTACGACTACCTTCACATCCTGAAACAA ctttCTGCACTTTCAGACCAACAAAAAGCTAATGTAGAG GCAATCATGCTGGCTGTTATGAAGAAGTTGACATATGATGAAgaatataattttgaaaatgag GGTGAAGATGAAGCAATGTTTGTGGAGTACAGAAAACAGTTGAAACTGTTGCTGGACAGACTTGCTCAGGTTTCACCAGAATTACTGTTGGCATCTGTCCGCAGAGTTTTTAACACTACACTTCA GAACTGGCAGACTACACGATTTATGGAAGTAGAAGTGGCAATAAGGCTGCTGTATATGTTGGCTGAGGCTCTTCCTGTATCTCATGGTGCTCATTTCTCTGGTGATGTTACTAAAGCTACAGCTTTACAAGATATGATGAGAACG CTGGTGACTTCTGGTGTTAGTGCCTATCAACACACATCAGTGACCCTGGAATTTTTTGAAACGGTGGTTAGATATGAAAAATTCTTTGCTGTTGAACCTCAGCACATTCCAACTGTACTA ATGGCATTTTTAGATCACCGTGGTCTTCGTCATACAAGTCCCAAAGTACGGAGTCGAACAGCTTACCTCTTTTCCAGATTTGTCAAGTCTCTTAA TAAGCAAATGAATCCCTTTATTGAAGATGTTCTGAACAGAATACAAGACCTGATGGAACTTTCTCCACCT GAAAATGGCTACCAGGCACTGTTAAGCAGTGATGATCAACTTTTCATTTATGAAACAGCTGGAGTGTTAATAGTTAACAGCGAATACTCTGCCGAAAGAAAACAGGTTCTGATGAGGAATTTATTGACTCCACTGATGGAGAAGTTCAAAGTATTGTTAGAAAAACTGATGATGGCACAAGACGAGGACAGACAGATGGCACTGGCTGACTGCCTCAATCATGCTGTTGGGTTTGCTAG CCGAACCAGCAAGGCTTTCAGCAATAAGCAAACTGTAAAACAATGTGGCTGCTCAGAGGTTTATCTGGACTGCTTACAAACATTTCTGCCAGCTCTCAGTTGTCCATTACAAAAGGAAGTTCTGAGAAGTGGTGTCCGCACTTTCCTTCACCGCATGATTATTTGCCTAGAGGAAGAAGTTCTTCCGTTCATTCCTTCTGCCTCTGAACATATGCTTAAAGATTGTGAAGCAAAAGATCTTCAAGAATTCATTCCTCTTATAAACCAAATAACAGCTAAGTTTAAG ACACAGGTTTCACCTTTCCTGCAACAGATGTTTATGCCACTACTTCATGCTATTTTTGAGGTGTTGctccttccagcagaagaaaatgaccAGTCTGCTGctttagaaaaacaaatgttACGGAGGAGTTACTTTGCTTTTCTGCAGACAGTAACTGGCAGTGGAATGAGTGAAGTCATAGCTAATCAAG gtgcagagaatgtggaACGTGTGTTGTTCACTGTCATTCAAGGAGCGGTGGATTACCCAGATCCTATTGCACAGAAGACTTGTTTTGTTATTCTTTCTAAGTTGGTGGAGCTCTGGG gaGGTAAAGATGGACCAGTAGGTTTTGCAGACTTTGTCTACAAGCACATTGTTCCTGCATGTTTCTTAGCACCTTTGAAGCAAACGTTTGATTTAGCAGATGCCCAGACAGTACTG GCTTTATCAGAATGTGCAGTGACGTTAAAAACAATTCATCTCAAAAGG GGTCCTGAGTGCATTCAGTATCTTCAGCAAGAGTATTTGCCTTCTTTGCAAGTAGCTCCTGAGATAATCCAG GAATTCTGTCAAGCACTTCAGCAGCCTGATGctaaagtttttaaaaattacttaaag gtttttttccagcGAGCCAAGCCCTAA